TTCTACGGATGGTTATAGACAGAGTGAACCAAAAATAAAGGGATGTCAAGAGATATAGAGAAGTATCCACCGGCCCTTTAATGTGTCTTTGTTGCATCGGGATAGTCTGAAGGAGGTGAATGTTGGTGTTATCAAATTACGTTTATCTGGTGGTGCAGTAGATGgtgacattgtagagctttcttcAATAGTAGCTGAAATGAATGTGCCTACGATGGAATTGCTAGAGGGTGTAGCAGCTTTTTGATCTAAGGAGTCAAGTTTGAGCCTTTTTGCTGGTTGATAAACCTCTATCCATTGTACAATATCTTCATCAGTGACTGTTCTTGATGAATCTTGAGCTGATGAGGTGTCAATACCTGCGTTGTGGAGGTAATATTGTTGCTCAGGGTTCGATCTTTTTAGTGCTGGACTTGGCAGGTCAAATCtgatataagctcagattcctcAATGTCTGAAACTAAAAATATTGATGGACTGAAAGGTTGTTGAATCTCAGCAGGTTAAGATGTGGATAAGGATATTAGCTCAGTGCTTGCATCCTCAAAGGTGCTGATTTCTTCTACTATCCTTGGTTCTGAGAATGACTTTGACTGATCTGAAGTAGTATCGGAGTGAAATCCAGTTATCAGGTAGCCTTCCCCGTCGAAGAAAGAAACAGTAGACTTGTCTTGATCAGAGGATTCAGTGGCTCTAGACGGTAAGGATCCCCAATCACTCCAGTCTGGATCAGGGTCTTCAAAAACAACATTGTGAAGCATTTCTTGATGGTAGTCTTCATCATACTCTGGTTCTATAAATGGTCCCAAGGCTCTAATTGCAGGTTGTGGAGGTATTTCAGGAGGTGGTTGGAGCATCATATTTTGAAAGTTGAGCAAGTAAATCTCAATACAGTCCTTGCGTTCGTGCCCTTACTGCGACAGTGGCTGCAAAATAGCCTTGGGAGATCTTGATAAATAAAATCTATCCAGTTGGTGTATCCTCGATCATTAGGAGCATTTGTACCAGAAATGAGTGGTTGAGTGATGTCTAACTTTAGCCTAATTTTCATGGTGTTGTAACCATTGAGGTAGTGAATAGGGTCATCAAAAGCAACAAGAGTACCAAAATTTTGTGTGTTTTGAATGACATTAGGGATTCTAGTTTGTTCAGGGAAAAGCTTGTGTAAAGAGATTTCAAAGGTTTCAGAGGTGAGTTCAAAGTTTTCAGGAAGAACTGGgaaatcacaaggttgaaagaGGAAAGTATCTCCATATACTACTCTAGTTCCTTGCCTAAGGACATAAAACATGTCATTGCCAGAATCAAACTTAATCAGATAGTAACCTCTACCAAGCTTGCTAACAGATATTTCTTTAGAAAGCTTCCATCTATATTTAAGAGCTCTGCCTAGAAAGAaagagtttttatttattttagtaaaAAAACAACCGACCAGCTGATGCTGCCAAGAACTATCAGGAAAAAGAACATTCCTAGCATTAAGAACATTAAATCCAAAGGAAGAAACATTTCTAGCGGAAAAGCTAGACATAGAGAAAGCAACATAAGAGAaacagaaagaaagagaaaaaactaaACAAGCAAGGAGCTAAGGTAGGATGGATAAAGAGGAAGGAAGGATGGATTGGATTTAGGCAGTATTTATAGGAGAAAAATAGGGTTTGAATattcaattttgtttcttttgaaaattgatTAACTGATATTGATTCTAAGAAAAATAGGAAAACATGGAGTTGTAATATTGGGTTGTGGTTGATTACAGCTAAAAAATTAGGTTTAGGCTTACCTGTTTAAATCTCATAACGccacatcaaaatctgaagataaGGAAAGATTTAAAAATTACTGAGAGGACAGCAAAACCAGAGAGGATGAACAGTGAAACCTTGGTACTTGAAGTGAGGACCCGCAGAGCCGATGTATCGCCGCCTGAATAGAGAGGAATTTGAGGTTCATGATGAATTTCGGCTAGGGGTAAAAACAGCATCACTTTTGAGGCTTTATCAGATCCAATTGAAAGATCATCAAATCAGAAGATTCAAGATTTTCAGAATAACAAAATTGCCAGAATTAAAGGTTAAAACTATTGAAGAGACCATAGAGTCTTGAATTAGAAATTTTGCATCaccatgaaattagggttttgaaaagcaATACCAACATCAAACAGACCTATCCCAATCACACTTAAAGACTACATCGTGAACGGGCCGGTGGATAAAAGGTTTAGCTGGTAGAAAAAATTGGAATCATTTGAAATAGGATTGAAATCAGGGTGTTCAAAAAAAGGGGGGATTGAGTCGCTCTCAGCAAAGGTGTTTCTAGGATTTTTTAGGATTTTGGGGATCGATTAGGGCTTTGCATATGAgtttttaggcttagaaaataaATCAGTAGAAGATTTTGGTTTAATTTCTGATTTCGGTTTGATTTAGGTTTCTCTCGAATTGTTCAGTGGGAATTGTTCTTTTATTTGCTTTGCATTAAACTAATCATTTGGTTACGTGCAGTCACACACAAAATTTCCATAACCCATATTTCAAACACCTACCTTTTCCTACATATGGATTATGGACCTCTTAAGTGTCTAAAATAATgcattaacaaaaataaaatgcaGAAGAAATTATATATTGGGAGTAAGGTAACAAACATTCAACTACAGTAGCACATAAATGAAGGAGAATTTCTGgtttttgtctttcctctatctACTTAAGAGAGCAAATCCCGGGTCTTGTGTTCAGTACCCAAAAAACAAACAACGTCAATCTATCCATCTACcttcttttctcttctctccATCAGTGAGACCAGCATACATAATTGAACAAGAAACAAAAGGAAGGAAAAGTTAATTTcatcaaaagaaagaaagacaAAAAGAGAGCAAGAAAAATAACTACTTGAATTGTAATTTTTTTCATCATGTCAAACATTTCAGGAGATAGTGGGAGTTTCTCTTCTGGAAACACTACTCAAGAAGCAGTAGCTCAACAACATCTTTATGACCAACAACAACTTCAAGATCATTTAACTCATGATGGCAGCTCTAATTCCATTACTACTACCATGGTTAACAGCAACATCTCCCCTCCCTTACAGCTACCAAGTGTTCTTAAGAAGAAAAGGAGTCTACCAGGAAATCCCGGTAATCTCATCTTCTCTGGCTCTATATGGAGATCAACAAAGTCTAATACTAGTTAATAAGCTTTTGTGTCGCCAACAACATATTCCACCGACTAAAATTAGTTAGTTATCAATATCTTTACCTCAATCTAGCTATATATAGTATTTCCACTTATGAGAGTTTAATCATGTAGAATTTTGATTACTTAGTAACTTAAACACGACTACCTAGCATGTTAGAGGCTTGGTTTTGGTGATCTGATCGTGGGTTTTCGTCTTTTTAACACAGTAATATTAAGAAGAAGAACTCTTATATGACACATTTTCCGACTTTTCATGATATGGGTTCTTAAAATTATGATCTTCACAAATCAATTGTATATTCCTGTTATATAAAAGCAGTAGCTAGAGGATTATTGCGAGTATATATTTTGGTTGTCAGATATACCTAAATAGAGAGAGGCTAGGGGTTCAATTATTGGTTATAGCTATATATATTCATATAGTAGAAAGACTCGCAGTAATTGTCAGGAGGAAGCTTGGCTAACTGCCTCTCCAATATCACTGTTTTCAATTATTGTGCTAAGACTTTATATATCCACATGAAATCACAGTATTTCAAGCTTTCTGGAACTATGTACCAATAGTCACATAAACTCTAATTGTTTTTCGATTTGGTATAAATAATATAGACCCAAGTGCGGAAGTCATTGCGTTATCGCCAACCACTCTAATGGCAACAAACCGGTTTGTGTGCGAAATTTGCAACAAAGGATTTCAAAGAGATCAAAACCTTCAATTACACAGAAGAGGCCATAATCTTCCATGGAAACTCAAGCAAAGGTCGACTACGGAAATTCGAAAACGAGTCTATATATGTCCTGAGCCGTCGTGTGTTCACCATAACCCGGCTAGGGCATTGGGCGACTTGACAGGTATCAAAAAGCATTTCCGCAGGAAACATGGTGAGAAGAAATGGAAATGTGATAAATGTTCTAAGAAATATGCAGTTCAATCAGATTGGAAAGCCCACTCAAAAACTTGTGGTACAAGAGAATATAAACGTGATTTCCGATGGACAGCGCCGCTCATTTACATTCTTCAATCTTTTTTCATATGCTTAAGTGTTAAATTGGTAGTTAACACTAATTGCCAATCATATACATACGCAATCAGAAATTGAATTTTAAGCAATGGAAGACATTTTCAAGTATGTAAAAGCAAGACAACAGCACGTGTTTTCACCTGTCTTCTCAAAAAATAACCTGAAACAGTCGTCTCCATTAAAATGAAGCCTTCTTCGCATTATATCTTATTTATATCAGTTGatccaaaataataataattttgccACAATCGGGCATGATGAAACAGATTACACAATGACCACCTCCCACAGCGCACATAAATCACCCAAAACGTACAGAAAACCAACCATCTCGTCGATTCCCAGTCAATCATCAACCCAATACCCCCAGCTTAAGGATTCTTTTTGGCATACCTTGAAACAAATTATAAAGAGAACAAGTTATAAAGAGAAATGAATGGAATGGTGAAATTAATCAAATTAGATAAAAAGCCAGTCTTACGCACGAAGCGATGAGCAGTGTAAAAATGTTAATGGGTACTTTGGACTGTACTACGAACACTAACAGTAAAATGAAATAAGATATGATAGACACTAATAGTACTTGTACTCAAAGAAAGAGAGTATAAACTCAGCTCAAAGCTAGAGAGATATCCAATAATTCTCATTCAGTTATTTTACTTCACCACTGTTTAGAAGCTTCACTAgtataaaccctaaattacaaaaagaaaatcagGGGTTAGttgtgggagagttcgagagattttaatgtatttaggttttctcctgttagttctgagggagtttgagggagtgtctccaaatctccgttagtcgtgggggagtttagaggagtctcctaaactctctagaaaacacatgttagtcgctggggagtttaaaaaaagctcttgaactccctgttagtcataaaaccctacaatactagggagttggttgctttggggagttcgaaggagtttttagtgtattttggtctcacaacaaatctctcaaaagagtagagatttgggaaggagtttggtgcgtagaaaaccataggagaaagaagaggaaacgtttttttccaggtatgttttttttcttctttgatctccatgattgtttataatagtttgatttgtgtactattttgattgtttttcatgtctttgatctccatgattgtttattttgattgtgtgtatagtttttttttgtgggtactctctctctgtcaaaaccctaatttgtggttcaaaagatcttggtaagaaattgcatgatttgattataatgatatctttaaattcaaccgttggaatatgatgaaatttgagtatgtcgtagtttaccttgttataaaagtacagtaaaattttcacgcggatcaggtcatgtttgctactgcaaagcttgcacaatatatgactatggtctgctgagtttaaatcccgaataggggactgattcctatttatctcattctccgcttatcggacgaagctgaaattttagtatgatgtttgtatatatgaaggttacctactgtagaaatttcacgaagttctgatcactttaggtacaccaaagtgtgagaaatccggaactgaattctgtatgcacgtattgaaagtagtcgggttctgagtaatgtatctttttaatgaaccgttggaatgctatgatttttgagtgtgttgtggaatattgagttgtaagtgtaccataaaaatttaaagaggatcaggtaagtattagtactgcaaagatttgacaatctgaaactgtgtttcggtgaaacagaattcctttacagctatcttcataatttgttatgtcatcatgcattaattggcttgctactttgcatgggtgtcattgagaatcactatcacttgttaagtcatcttatttagacacatacttctcttctattctatatgccaaagttcaatacagtggcgtacttcattctgtattggcgtgttttagccaattcatacggtgtttttgttataatgatatctttaaattcaaccgttggaatatgatgaaatttgagtatgtcgtagtttatcttgttatagaagtacagtaaaattttcacgcggatcaggtcacgtttgctactgcaaagcttgcacaatatatgactatggtctgctgagtttaaatcccgaataggggactgattcctatttatctcattctccgcttatcggacgaagctgaaattttagtatgatgtttgtatatatgaaggttacctactgtagaaatttcatgaagttctgatcactttagttacaccaaagtgtgagaaatccggaactgaattctgtatgcacgtattgaaagtagtcgggttctgagtaatgtatctttttaatgaaccgttggaatgctatgatttttgagtgtgttgtggaatattgagttgtaagtgtaccataaaaatttaaagaagatcaggtaagtattagtactgcaaagattggacaatctgaaactgtgtttcggtgaaacagaattcctttacagctatcttcataatttgttatgtcatcatgcattaattgaattGCTaatttgcatgggtgtcattgagaatcactatcacttgttaagtcatcttatttagacacatacttctcttctattctatatgccaaagttcaatacagtggcgtacttcattctgtattggcgtgttttagccaattcatacggtgcttttgttataatgatatctttaaattcaaccgttggaatatgatgaaatttgagtatgtcgtagtttaccttgttatagaagtacagtaaaattttcacgcggatcaggtcacgtttgctactgcaaagcttgcacaatatatgactatggtctgctgagtttaaatcccgaataggggactgattcctatttatctcattctccgcttatcggacaaagctgaaattttagtatgatgtttttatatatgaaggtttcctactgtagaaatttcatgaagttatgatcactttaggtacaccaaagtgtgagaaatccggaactgaattcggtatgcacgtattgaaagtagtcgggttctgaataatgcatctttttaatgaaccgttggaatgctatgatttttgagtgtgttgtggaatattgagttgtaag
Above is a genomic segment from Papaver somniferum cultivar HN1 chromosome 10, ASM357369v1, whole genome shotgun sequence containing:
- the LOC113315006 gene encoding zinc finger protein MAGPIE-like, producing the protein MSNISGDSGSFSSGNTTQEAVAQQHLYDQQQLQDHLTHDGSSNSITTTMVNSNISPPLQLPSVLKKKRSLPGNPDPSAEVIALSPTTLMATNRFVCEICNKGFQRDQNLQLHRRGHNLPWKLKQRSTTEIRKRVYICPEPSCVHHNPARALGDLTGIKKHFRRKHGEKKWKCDKCSKKYAVQSDWKAHSKTCGTREYKRDFRWTAPLIYILQSFFICLSVKLVVNTNCQSYTYAIRN